A single genomic interval of Streptomyces sp. NBC_00663 harbors:
- a CDS encoding toll/interleukin-1 receptor domain-containing protein, producing MSAASAKKTYDLFVSYSQSDRPLVSKFAEDLRARKVSLWYDRWEMRPGDTLRERISDGIAQARTFMVLLTPASLASDWVNYELNVGMLREIEGAKLRVVPVLAGGVDVKEIPVDLRTKYCLDISSRDGYAAALEQLVDLIHPERRERQELLRALRAGEGQFRYVPVLREYALTGHDQTIQIAALRGLAKKDGADVTLAVIERMLNQWGVQALDAAYKILVRRGREGILGLAATYFDDSRYYHQKLDLFAEMEPALAGVRDEYWAAPFNWHLPKVAEALFDASDADIRMGSLISAHHHFGEGLGIPMPTQARLGLAESYAEVRIPGLLAVLERSARRSR from the coding sequence ATGTCTGCCGCCTCGGCCAAGAAGACGTACGACCTGTTCGTCAGTTACTCCCAGTCCGATCGCCCTCTGGTGTCGAAGTTCGCTGAGGATCTGCGTGCCCGCAAGGTGAGCCTCTGGTACGACCGTTGGGAGATGCGCCCGGGGGACACACTGCGGGAGCGGATCAGCGACGGCATCGCTCAGGCCCGCACCTTCATGGTGTTGCTCACCCCGGCCTCGCTCGCCTCGGACTGGGTGAACTACGAACTGAACGTGGGCATGCTCCGGGAGATCGAGGGGGCGAAGCTGCGGGTGGTGCCGGTGCTCGCCGGGGGCGTCGACGTGAAGGAGATCCCTGTCGACCTTCGTACGAAGTACTGCCTGGACATCTCCTCCCGGGACGGCTACGCCGCGGCGCTCGAGCAGCTGGTGGACCTCATCCACCCCGAGCGGCGGGAGCGGCAGGAGCTGTTGCGGGCGCTGCGTGCCGGAGAGGGGCAGTTCCGGTATGTGCCGGTCCTCCGGGAGTACGCGCTCACCGGTCACGACCAGACGATCCAGATCGCGGCACTGCGCGGGCTGGCGAAGAAGGACGGGGCGGACGTCACGCTGGCGGTGATCGAGCGCATGCTGAACCAATGGGGCGTGCAGGCTCTCGATGCCGCTTACAAGATCCTTGTCCGGCGCGGCCGTGAGGGGATCCTGGGGCTGGCGGCCACGTACTTCGACGACTCCCGCTACTACCACCAGAAGCTCGACCTATTCGCGGAGATGGAGCCGGCCCTGGCGGGGGTGCGCGACGAATACTGGGCCGCGCCCTTCAACTGGCACCTGCCGAAGGTCGCGGAGGCGCTCTTCGACGCGTCGGATGCGGACATCCGCATGGGGTCGCTGATCTCCGCGCACCATCACTTCGGGGAAGGGCTGGGCATCCCGATGCCGACACAGGCTCGGCTGGGCCTGGCGGAGTCGTATGCCGAGGTCCGGATTCCGGGGCTGCTGGCGGTGCTGGAGAGGTCCGCGCGGCGCTCGCGCTGA
- a CDS encoding CHAT domain-containing protein gives MDDAHPQRPVHLSNLGLVLGHRHDSQGRRVDADEAVDRLRHAVRLCPTGHPQRPIYLSNLAMALVARAGGLDPATSRTTDGTADAHEAALAARAALRAVPEDHPQRIMCLNNLGSALLVRAGTPAEAEAEEHKEAEAYEEAEGDLYAAFDAFRQATTVTTAPALARFHAAQTWARAAAQFGDWTEALDAHRAALAHLPLMAWHGLDRRDRLDALGRAAGLAGEAAAVALNCGRPHEALRLLEQGRGVLLAQALEARDEMTELRERAPHLADRIREIRAFLDSAAPDPSDTAERARRTAAEQRRELAQEMDELTAQARRLPGLEDFLRLPSVDRLRTAAAHGPVVVVNTSALRCDALIVTAHDLHAVPLPDLDLAGDDGLTGRAVALLDALALVGRSPADAWRAQRLLLRTLAWLWDTVAAPVLPALEQLAPDATRVWWCPTGLLSLLPLHAAGHYPPDPTTPDARALPDRYVCSYTTTLRALAATRNQQHDQGAAARMLAVDQSDTPGLPRLPHAREEVRKLAARATPTTPTTVLTGPEASRDTLLAALPDHAYLHFSGHGTQDPTDSAGGALYLHDHAQAGPLSVADISRLRLREARLAFLSACETARGAAVLPDEAVHLAGALQLAGFAHVVAAQWVVDDACALQVADSFYEGLTSPPGAGLDPARAAHALHEAVRRLRRGPVSDPLWWAAYVHTGP, from the coding sequence GTGGACGACGCGCACCCGCAACGCCCTGTCCACCTCTCCAACCTGGGCCTCGTCCTCGGCCACCGGCACGACAGCCAGGGCCGGCGCGTCGACGCCGACGAGGCGGTGGACCGGCTCCGGCACGCGGTGCGCCTGTGCCCCACCGGCCATCCGCAACGCCCGATCTACCTCTCCAACCTCGCCATGGCCCTCGTCGCCCGCGCCGGCGGCCTCGACCCCGCGACGTCCCGCACCACGGACGGCACCGCCGACGCGCACGAGGCGGCCCTCGCGGCCCGCGCCGCCCTGCGCGCCGTACCCGAGGACCACCCGCAGCGGATCATGTGCCTCAACAACCTGGGGTCGGCGCTGCTGGTACGGGCGGGGACGCCGGCGGAGGCTGAGGCAGAGGAACACAAGGAAGCGGAGGCGTACGAGGAAGCCGAGGGCGATCTCTACGCCGCCTTCGACGCCTTCCGGCAGGCCACCACCGTCACCACCGCCCCCGCGCTCGCCCGCTTCCACGCCGCGCAGACCTGGGCCAGGGCCGCCGCGCAGTTCGGCGACTGGACCGAGGCCCTCGACGCGCACCGCGCGGCCCTCGCCCATCTGCCGCTCATGGCCTGGCACGGACTGGACCGCCGGGACCGGCTCGACGCCCTCGGCCGGGCCGCGGGCCTGGCCGGCGAGGCCGCCGCCGTCGCCCTGAACTGCGGCCGCCCGCACGAGGCCCTGCGCCTTCTGGAGCAGGGCCGTGGCGTGCTGCTCGCACAGGCCCTGGAGGCCCGCGACGAGATGACGGAACTCCGGGAACGCGCACCCCACCTCGCCGACCGCATCCGCGAGATCCGCGCCTTCCTGGACTCCGCCGCCCCCGACCCGTCGGACACCGCCGAGCGGGCCCGGCGCACGGCGGCCGAACAGCGCCGCGAACTCGCCCAGGAGATGGACGAGTTGACGGCCCAGGCCCGTCGGCTGCCCGGCCTGGAGGACTTTCTGCGGCTGCCGTCCGTCGACCGGCTGCGCACCGCCGCCGCCCATGGCCCGGTCGTCGTCGTGAACACGAGCGCGCTGCGCTGCGACGCCCTGATCGTCACCGCCCACGACCTCCACGCGGTGCCGCTCCCCGACCTCGACCTCGCCGGGGACGACGGCCTCACCGGCCGCGCGGTGGCCCTCCTCGACGCCCTCGCCCTCGTGGGCCGCTCACCGGCCGACGCCTGGCGGGCCCAGCGGCTGCTGCTGCGCACCCTGGCCTGGTTGTGGGACACGGTGGCGGCGCCGGTCCTGCCGGCGCTGGAACAGCTGGCGCCGGACGCCACCCGAGTGTGGTGGTGCCCGACCGGCCTCCTGTCCCTGCTCCCGCTCCACGCGGCGGGCCACTACCCGCCCGACCCCACCACCCCCGACGCCCGCGCCCTCCCCGACCGCTACGTCTGCTCGTACACGACGACGCTCAGAGCCCTCGCCGCCACCCGGAACCAGCAGCATGACCAGGGAGCCGCCGCCCGCATGCTGGCCGTGGACCAGTCGGACACCCCCGGCCTGCCCCGCCTCCCCCACGCGCGCGAAGAGGTCCGCAAGCTCGCCGCCCGCGCCACCCCCACGACGCCCACCACCGTCCTCACCGGCCCCGAGGCCTCCCGGGACACCCTGCTCGCCGCCCTCCCCGACCACGCCTACCTGCACTTCTCCGGACACGGCACCCAGGACCCCACCGACTCGGCGGGCGGCGCGCTCTACCTCCACGACCATGCGCAGGCCGGCCCGCTCAGCGTCGCCGACATCTCCCGTCTGCGGCTGCGCGAGGCCCGGCTCGCCTTCCTCTCCGCCTGCGAGACCGCCCGCGGCGCCGCCGTCCTGCCCGACGAGGCGGTGCACCTCGCGGGCGCCCTGCAACTGGCGGGCTTCGCCCATGTGGTGGCGGCCCAATGGGTGGTGGACGACGCCTGTGCGCTCCAGGTCGCGGACTCCTTCTACGAGGGCCTGACCTCCCCTCCCGGCGCCGGCCTCGACCCCGCGCGCGCCGCCCACGCCCTGCACGAAGCGGTCCGCCGACTCCGCCGCGGCCCGGTCAGCGACCCCCTCTGGTGGGCCGCCTACGTGCACACCGGGCCCTGA